The Malus domestica chromosome 13, GDT2T_hap1 genome includes a window with the following:
- the LOC114820403 gene encoding uncharacterized protein yields the protein MNELFSQEELDLIGGIPLNLQDSEDRRVWHYEGNGKFIVRSAYHVVRGINVANGEGVTGSSSSSSIVGEQFWKKLWSACVPRKLNGPASGFDLDLMLSWALWKHRNENLWTSKALQLLDIVLQTEGWMQEFHKWHKPATKKKNREVQRWGKPAEGWIKCNFDGAWNKGNNRGGFGVVIRNHLGKCLAAAAAGLVERIFSAVHVELFAAWRAAILVCSIGTVERKVQFEGDSAVVLAAMRGSKDDHSTLGLIINDLRCLRMEWVESMVSHIQREGNSAAHRLARMRINSV from the exons ATGAATGAGTTATTTTCCCAAGAGGAGTTGGATCTAATTGGTGGCATTCCTCTAAATCTACAGGATAGTGAGGACCGTAGGGTTTGGCACTACGAAGGAAATGGGAAATTCATTGTCCGGAGTGCATATCATGTTGTACGGGGGATAAATGTAGCAAATGGTGAAGGAGTAACTggctcatcatcttcttctagtATTGTTGGCGAGCAGTTTTGGAAAAAGCTGTGGAGTGCTTGTGTTCCGAGGAAG CTTAATGGGCCTGCTTCGGGGTTTGATTTAGACTTAATGTTGAGTTGGGCTCTGTGGAAGCATAGAAATGAGAATCTTTGGACTAGCAAAGCACTACAACTACTTGACATTGTACTTCAGACGGAGGGCTGGATGCAAGAATTCCATAAGTGGCATAAGCCAGCGACAAAGAAGAAAAACCGGGAGGTTCAGAGATGGGGAAAACCTGCGGAGGGGTGGATTAAATGCAACTTTGATGGAGCTTGGAATAAGGGAAATAACCGAGGAGGTTTTGGGGTGGTGATTCGAAATCATTTGGGGAAGTgtcttgctgctgctgctgctggtcTCGTTGAGAGGATTTTTTCAGCGGTGCATGTTGAGCTCTTTGCAGCTTGGAGAGCTGCAATTTTGGTCTGCTCTATTGGTACGGTGGAGAGGAAAGTTCAGTTTGAAGGTGACTCGGCGGTGGTGTTGGCTGCCATGCGGGGGAGTAAAGACGACCACTCAACCCTTGGTCTTATAATTAATGATCTTCGGTGTCTTCGCATGGAGTGGGTGGAGTCAATGGTTAGTCATATTCAACGGGAAGGGAACTCGGCAGCCCATCGACTTGCTCGGATGAGAATTAATAGTGTTTAG
- the LOC114820516 gene encoding membrane protein PM19L-like: MAQTVGRNVAAPLLFLNLIMYLIVVGFASWCLNKFINGQTNHPSFGGNGATMFFLVFSILAGVMGTASKLAGANHIRSWRSDSLAAAGSSAIVAWALTALAFGLACKEINIGGYRGWRLKVLEAFIIILTFTQLLYLLMLHAGVFSSKYGPGYRDTDYPVTGRDPIHKGTTGGVPASRVV, translated from the exons ATGGCTCAGACTGTGGGAAGGAACGTGGCAGCTCCATTGCTGTTTCTCAACTTGATCATGTATTTGATCGTTGTCGGTTTTGCTAGTTGGTGTCTCAACAAGTTCATCAATGGCCAGACTAACCACCCTA GTTTTGGAGGAAATGGTGCGACTATGTTCTTTTTGGTATTCTCCATATTGGCTGGAGTGATGGGCACAGCATCAAAGCTGGCCGGAGCAAACCACATCAGATCTTGGAGGAGTGATAGCTTAGCTGCAGCAGGATCATCCGCCATCGTGGCATGGGCTCTCACTGCACTGGCCTTTGG GTTAGCATGCAAGGAAATAAACATTGGAGGATACAGAGGATGGAGACTGAAGGTCTTGGAGGCTTTCATAATAATCCTGACGTTCACTCAGCTCTTGTACCTCTTGATGCTTCATGCGGGCGTCTTCAGCAGCAAGTACGGCCCGGGTTACCGTGACACCGACTACCCAGTTACTGGCCGGGATCCGATACACAAGGGCACCACCGGAGGAGTCCCTGCTTCTAGGGTTGTTTAA
- the LOC114820515 gene encoding ribosomal RNA-processing protein 14-C-like: protein MKKKRGSHISDSNPILNLKSIIHQHSQFFDMLVELIPARFYLPVDDDDKPWFQGLSKTAKASAKKESKENIKKARRERLDPEKSSKTTLDLLKQSLEKKSNDESDSDEIEIKPVVPGLEDDECSVEDDERSVTYEQLQQRLRRKLDEFRAGRHCEGSERARKRIERRERYEKKRKREAVSDGKKSTGDDSAAKVEKDVAEAAKELTFGYVKLGDEDELGKTNKKKKLSKLQELERAKQLQEAKKDPDKGEIISQKHSWKAATSRAAGIKVHDDPKLLKQSIQKEKKRHQKNAEKWKGRVETTEKMKADKQKKRSDNISQKKQEKINRKIAKREKKLMRPGFEGRKEGFITQG from the coding sequence atgaagaaaaaaagaggaagTCATATCAGTGATTCCAATCCAATTCTCAATTTGAAGTCTATTATCCATCAGCATTCTCAATTCTTCGACATGTTAGTTGAGCTCATACCTGCTAGGTTCTATCTACccgttgatgatgatgataagcCATGGTTTCAAGGTCTCAGCAAGACTGCAAAAGCTTCAGCAAAGAAGGAATCAAAGGAAAACATTAAGAAAGCTCGAAGAGAACGGTTGGATCCAGAGAAGTCTTCTAAGACAACCCTTGATTTGCTAAAGCAAAGTTTGGAAAAGAAGTCAAACGATGAGAGTGATAGTGACGAAATAGAGATCAAGCCTGTGGTGCCTGGCCTGGAAGATGATGAATGTTCAGTGGAAGATGACGAACGTTCAGTGACATATGAACAACTCCAGCAACGGCTTCGTCGTAAACTTGATGAGTTTCGGGCTGGTCGGCATTGTGAAGGTTCAGAGAGAGCAAGGAAGAGGATTGAGCGAAGGGAAAGATATGAGAAGAAACGGAAGAGAGAAGCCGTATCTGATGGTAAGAAATCTACTGGTGATGATTCAGCGGCTAAAGTGGAGAAAGATGTTGCAGAGGCTGCAAAGGAGCTGACATTCGGTTATGTCAAACTTGGGGACGAAGATGAGCTTGGTAAgacaaataagaagaaaaaattgtCAAAGTTGCAGGAGCTTGAGAGGGCAAAACAGTTGCAAGAAGCCAAGAAAGATCCAGACAAGGGTGAGATAATCTCGCAGAAGCATTCTTGGAAAGCAGCAACAAGTAGAGCTGCTGGGATCAAGGTTCACGATGATCCAAAGTTGTTGAAACAAAGCATTCAGAAGGAGAAGAAGCGGCATCAGAAGAATGCCGAGAAATGGAAGGGAAGGGTTGAAACCACGGAGAAGATGAAAGCAGATAAACAGAAGAAGAGATCAGATAACATATCGCAGAAGAAGCAAGAGAAGATAAACAGGAAAATCgcgaaaagagagaaaaagctCATGCGGCCAGGGTTTGAAGGTCGCAAGGAAGGTTTCATCACCCAAGGTTAA